A portion of the Perognathus longimembris pacificus isolate PPM17 chromosome 20, ASM2315922v1, whole genome shotgun sequence genome contains these proteins:
- the LOC125368221 gene encoding proline-rich proteoglycan 2-like, giving the protein MGVARASHVGAVGRRGRGVGDAVRPPVTPSGQERSQEPFRLGCGRDVAVTDGKEPRARSELPGPGRRAGGGRWNRKRSSPRGGGCRGVPRRAPGLPPPRRPPLLLRGGSSPPASSSGRPPPAPAASGVGSPRAPDARGDLGELRSLSGLDPPSSDSPESPRCPRRPRALTPSTQPGKAAGRSPPSPRRTKPAPAAGPRRQSATLPPAPRLFVCTRGGRPAAVGISPRERAGGGPGPSSRFPGRPPLGLGSRSPRAAPARAPGASRASEPPPLPCHVSPQGRHPAPHQPGSPDLNSR; this is encoded by the exons ATGGGCGTGGCCCGCGCTTCCCACGTGGGGGCCGTCGGGAGAAGGGGGCGGGGCGTCGGGGACGCCGTGCGCCCGCCCGTGAC TCCCTCGGGCCAGGAGCGCAGCCAGGAGCCCTTCCGGCTGGGCTGCGGCCGGGACGTCGCGGTCACCGACGGGAAGGAGCCCCGAG CCCGGAGTGAACTCCCCGGCCCTGGAAGAAGGGCTGGCGGCGGCCGTTGGAACCGCAAGCGCTCGTCTCCGAGGGGAGGGGGGTGCCGGGGCGTCCCTCGCCGTGCtccgggcctcccccccccccgccgccccccgctgCTCCTCCGCGGCGGCTCGAGCCCGCCGGCTTCCTCCTCCGgccgcccgcccccggcccccgccgcttCTGGGGTCGGATCCCCGCGCGCCCCGGATGCCCGGGGCGACCTCGGCGAGCTCCGCTCCCTGAGCGGCCTCGACCCCCCGTCGTCGGACTCGCCGGAGAGCCCACGATGTCCGCGGCGGCCCCGGGCCCTGACGCCGTCGACGCAGCCGGGGAAGGCGGCCGGCCGCAGCCCGCCGAGCCCTAGGCGCACAAAGCCCGCGCCCGCCGCGGGCCCTCGGCGCCAGTCGGCGACTTTGCCGCCCGCTCCGCGGCTCTTTGTCTGCACTCGGGGCGGGCGCCCGGCGGCGGTGGGGATTTCCCCGCGagagcgggctgggggggggccggggccgagCTCCCGGTTCCCCGGCCGGCCCCCGCTCGGGCTCGGCTCCCGctccccccgcgccgccccggcgCGGGCTCCTGGCGCCTCCCGGGCCTCGGAACCGCCACCCCTCCCCTGCCATGTATCCCCGCAAGGCCGACATCCG GCTCCCCATCAACCTGGCAGCCCGGATTTAAATTCACGGTAG